The sequence below is a genomic window from Dyadobacter sp. CECT 9275.
GAATCATGCTCACGGCTCCATTTATAGCCACAAAGCATGTGTTTCCCATCATGAAAAAACAGCACTGCGGACGCATTATCAACATGGCTTCCATCAATGGCCTGGTTGGTTTTGCGGGAAAAGCGGCCTATAATAGCGCCAAGCATGGAGTGATCGGGCTCACAAAAGTAACTGCACTGGAAGGTGCGGCCTTTGGAATAACAGTAAACGCAGTTTGTCCGGGTTACGTGGATACACCACTTGTCCAAAATCAGCTCGAATCGCTGGCTCAAACCAGAAACATACCGCTGGAAAAGGTAATGGAAGAAGTGATCTATCCGCTCGTCCCCCAGAAAAGGCTTTTGGCTGTACAGGAAATCTCTGATTACGTTTTATTTCTGGCAAGCGAAAAGGCAGGCGGAATCACTGGCCAAGCGGTTGTTATTGATGGTGGGTACACAGCCCAGTGATATTAAGGCCGCTTTAAGCTCCTGCCCGTCTGCCAGGCCTCTTCTTTTCGGTCAAACCTGGCCCTAAACAGGACCACCACGCCCTGGGCTCCCTCTGTATCCGACAGGATATCTAAAAAATTCCCTCGTTTCGGTGACTTCCCGGGCAAAAGATAGTCTTAGCACAAAGGTTACATCACACTATCCGCCTGAAATGATGAAAAACGAAGATTCTCTTTGGAAGTCGAGGCTGCAAATAACATTCACCAACTTTTTACATTCCTACTATCCGTCTCTGGCCGAGACCATTGACTTCAGGAAAAAATTTGAATGGCTGGACCAAGAGCTGGAACAGGTTTCGCTCGCTGACAACGGACCTTCCGTTCCACCCCAGGTTAACAAACTGGTGAAAGTGTTTAATGAAAACGGAGAAGAACAGTGGATACTCATCCATCTGGCATTGCAGGGCAGTGATGACAAGGATGTGGCGGAACGGCTGTTTACCTACTATTACCGGATTTTTACAACCTATCACAAACCCATAACCGTTTTCACCCTATCCCCGGACGACAATCCTTCTGCCCGGCTGCATGAAAATCCGGCTCTTTCTGTTTTTAATACTTTAAAGCTTTGTAATCAGTACAAAGAGCATCTGCTGAAAATAGATAACCCCGTGGCTATGCTGGTAGCTGCATTTCAGGCCTTACCGGAAAACGGCGTTCGTAAGAGCATCTCCCCTGCCCCCCCAAATGGATTGGTTTTGCATAAGATTCAACAAAAAGTAAATCTGATGATTAATGTCGGTCGTGCATTTTCGGTGAGGTATACCAACCCGTTTTAAGAAACTGTTATTCAGCAGTATAATAAAAATATTAAAAATTATAAACAAATGACTAGGTTTTAATCTCAGATCCGTTACTTTTGCACCACGTTTTCACCATAACGATGGCAAAAATGAAACGGTTTGGTAGTTCAGCTGGTTAGAATACATGCCTGTCACGCATGGGGTCGCGGGTTCGAGTCCCGTCCAGACCGCAGATTACATTTTCAAAATGCTTAAAACCCTGTTTAATTTATTTAAACAGGGTTTTTCTTTTGGGATAGACTACCAAAATATTCAAAAATGCCCAAAATTAAAGTGCGTCTTTTGTAAGACAAAAAAGACGCACTGAAAAGCATACAATTATCTGACATACAATATCTTAATAAGATTTACATCTTGTTTCGCTAAGGCGGAGTTCGACCTTTGTTTAACTCTAAATGTTTGTGATTATGTTGAAAAAAGTTTCGGACTGCTCTTCTTCTTGAAACAGCCCAAATCCTCCTATGTTTACAAAACTAATTGATTATCAGGATAAAAGTCAGATTTCTGCTATAAAGTGATAAAAGGGTGAGAGCAGATACAAACCTCAATAACTCATGAAGTATATTGTTTTCTAGAAATTGCCTCATCCTTTTTATCTTTTCGAGTCTGAACAGAATGTAAGGAGTTGAGCATCGCTCATTATCCAGAATATCCAGCCCGGAGACAACTATGTTAACGTTTTCTTCTATTTTATTTGGAACAAAACTGGTCGAAGAGGGCGTGCTGTTAATAATGTAATTTGATAGCTGCAAATAGCAAGCTCATAAGAAATCAAATAGAATTTGCGTTGAAAATGTGGATCAATAAATATTAGTCAGCTAAATCAATCAATCGTATGTACAAAGTGGTACAGATATTTGTAAGGAGATGCTTATTGTTTTTGGGTTGGTTTATCGTCTTTTTAGAGCGTGTTTGGGAATTGAGAAGAATAGAGATCGTACCATCTTTGCAGTGACCAAACGTTAAAGAGTTGATTAAACAGTATATTAGACTGACCGATCTCCAATGGGGTGCAATATCGGTATTTTTGGATACAAAACGTAAGCGGAAATTGAATCTGCGGGATGTTATAGATGCGATTTTCTACATTTTAAGAACAGGTTGTCAGTGGCGAAACTTACCCGATAGCTATCCTCCCTGGCAGGCCATATTTTGGTATTTTTCCAAATGGAAAAAGTCAAATATTTTCGCAGAAATTAATATTGCCCTCAATAAGCTCGATAGAAAAAACAATGGCAGAGATGAAAATCCTGCTATATTTAGCGCTGATAGCCAATCAGTTAAATTGGCTCCAATGATTTGGGAGAACCGTGGATTGGACGCCCACAAAAAAGTAAATGGGAGAAAAAGACAATTTCTCGTTGACAGTGGTGGAAGGCTTTGGTTTGCCAAAGTACATGCTGCAAACATACATGACGGTGCAGCTGCATTAGGATTTATGCCAGACATTATTTGCCAAAACGAGCGCTTGGTTAAAATTTATGGTGACCAGGCGTATGCAGGAGTTTTCGCAGACGAGATTGAAAAACATAAGATCAAATTTGAAAAAGCTGCTAAGCCCGAATCAACGAAAGGCTTTATTCCGGTTGCCAAAAGATGGGTAGTCGAGAGAACTATTGCTTGGTCTAATTTCTTTAGAAGAATTGTCAAGGATTATGAGTATACCGTCACATCCAGTGTAGGATGGCTGTATTTAGCGAATATTCAAATCATGTTACAACGAATTTACTCAACAGACAAAATATAATTCCCAAACACGCTCTTAGTAGCCTCTTGCAAAGAAGATCCATATGTAATTACATGCAAAGATGGCCTTGTAGAATATCAGGAGATAAACAATGTAGAGCTAGCTTATTTTATAAATGTTAAAGATGATGATAAGTTCATTCAGCGGATTATTCAGTCGCAATCTGAACTAGAACAATCCATTGAT
It includes:
- a CDS encoding 3-hydroxybutyrate dehydrogenase, which gives rise to MFKDKVVFITGAASGIGLALGQEFAKQGAQVIITDLNTEKVIAAAASLKENGWNVTGLGCDVTREEAILSALNKVVDIFGRIDILINNAGMQYISTVEEFPTAQFELMIRIMLTAPFIATKHVFPIMKKQHCGRIINMASINGLVGFAGKAAYNSAKHGVIGLTKVTALEGAAFGITVNAVCPGYVDTPLVQNQLESLAQTRNIPLEKVMEEVIYPLVPQKRLLAVQEISDYVLFLASEKAGGITGQAVVIDGGYTAQ
- a CDS encoding RpnC/YadD family protein, producing MMKNEDSLWKSRLQITFTNFLHSYYPSLAETIDFRKKFEWLDQELEQVSLADNGPSVPPQVNKLVKVFNENGEEQWILIHLALQGSDDKDVAERLFTYYYRIFTTYHKPITVFTLSPDDNPSARLHENPALSVFNTLKLCNQYKEHLLKIDNPVAMLVAAFQALPENGVRKSISPAPPNGLVLHKIQQKVNLMINVGRAFSVRYTNPF
- a CDS encoding IS5 family transposase; this encodes MIKQYIRLTDLQWGAISVFLDTKRKRKLNLRDVIDAIFYILRTGCQWRNLPDSYPPWQAIFWYFSKWKKSNIFAEINIALNKLDRKNNGRDENPAIFSADSQSVKLAPMIWENRGLDAHKKVNGRKRQFLVDSGGRLWFAKVHAANIHDGAAALGFMPDIICQNERLVKIYGDQAYAGVFADEIEKHKIKFEKAAKPESTKGFIPVAKRWVVERTIAWSNFFRRIVKDYEYTVTSSVGWLYLANIQIMLQRIYSTDKI